From the Pirellulales bacterium genome, one window contains:
- a CDS encoding sigma-54 dependent transcriptional regulator, with product MADWLREQGYKVDVAGDYASAVAAVDRKTYDLLLVDIRLGERDGFEVLAYSRQRNPAVPVILVTGYGTVETAIEAIRAGAFDLLTKPLIDEELELAIHRALNQREVLEENKNLKAQLDMRFGIENVVGHDHRMRRIFDMIESVADTKATVLITGESGTGKSMVARAIHRHSARRDKPFVEVACGALPETLLESELFGHVAGSFTGATGDKVGKFKLADGGTIFLDEISTASAAMQVKLLRVLQEFEFEPVGGSKTIRTDCRVILATNEDLSKAVAEGRFRQDLYYRVNVINIELPPLRERLSDIPLLAKHFLDEVCEESGRKVNGFADDALTALQRYRWPGNVRELQNVVERAVLLGKTDTMQVEDLPPQLAAEAPLSAHPEPGRNLKQAMTAPEKQIILEVLERNNWNRQATAQELGINRTTLYKKMKRLGLEDERFARR from the coding sequence ATGGCCGATTGGCTGCGGGAGCAGGGTTACAAAGTGGACGTCGCCGGCGACTATGCCTCGGCGGTGGCAGCCGTGGATCGCAAAACATACGACCTGTTGTTGGTCGACATTCGACTGGGCGAGCGCGATGGTTTTGAAGTGCTGGCTTATTCACGACAGCGCAACCCGGCCGTGCCCGTGATTCTGGTCACTGGCTACGGCACGGTGGAAACGGCGATCGAAGCCATTCGGGCCGGAGCGTTCGATCTGCTCACTAAGCCCTTGATCGACGAAGAACTGGAGCTGGCCATTCACCGGGCCTTAAATCAGCGCGAAGTGCTGGAAGAAAACAAAAACTTGAAGGCCCAACTCGACATGCGGTTCGGCATCGAAAATGTCGTCGGGCACGATCACCGCATGCGCCGCATTTTCGACATGATTGAAAGCGTGGCCGATACCAAAGCCACGGTGCTGATCACCGGCGAAAGCGGAACGGGCAAATCGATGGTGGCCCGAGCGATTCATCGCCACAGTGCCCGGCGCGACAAACCGTTTGTGGAAGTCGCTTGCGGGGCGTTGCCGGAGACGCTGCTGGAGAGCGAACTGTTCGGCCACGTGGCCGGTTCGTTCACGGGCGCGACGGGAGACAAAGTCGGCAAGTTCAAGCTGGCTGACGGCGGGACGATTTTCCTGGACGAAATCAGCACCGCCAGCGCGGCCATGCAAGTAAAGCTGCTGCGGGTGTTGCAAGAGTTCGAGTTTGAGCCAGTCGGCGGAAGCAAAACCATTCGCACCGATTGCCGCGTGATTTTAGCGACCAACGAAGACCTTTCGAAAGCTGTGGCCGAAGGACGCTTTCGACAAGATTTGTATTACCGCGTGAATGTGATCAACATCGAGCTGCCGCCGCTGCGAGAACGCCTGAGCGACATTCCGCTGTTGGCCAAGCATTTTCTCGACGAAGTTTGCGAGGAATCGGGCCGCAAAGTGAATGGCTTTGCTGACGACGCCCTGACCGCTTTGCAGCGTTACCGCTGGCCGGGCAACGTGCGGGAATTGCAAAATGTGGTCGAACGGGCCGTGCTGCTGGGGAAAACCGACACGATGCAAGTGGAAGATTTGCCGCCGCAATTGGCGGCCGAGGCCCCGCTTTCGGCCCATCCCGAGCCGGGCCGCAATTTGAAGCAGGCCATGACCGCCCCGGAAAAGCAAATTATTTTGGAAGTACTCGAGCGCAATAACTGGAATCGCCAGGCCACCGCTCAGGAACTGGGCATCAACCGCACGACGCTCTACAAAAAGATGAAGCGCCTGGGCCTGGAAGACGAGCGGTTTGCGCGGCGGTAG
- the rpiB gene encoding ribose 5-phosphate isomerase B: MIIAVGCDHAGFAMKQHVMEQVRADGHSVLECGALNLVPDDDYPDYALAVAESVRSGRTQRGIVVCGSGVGVSVAACKVPGIRAAMCHDTFSARQGVEDDSMNVLCLGARVIGPELASEVIRAFLAAEFSGAARHQRRLDKVKKIEADAIAGKL; encoded by the coding sequence ATGATTATCGCCGTCGGTTGCGACCATGCCGGTTTTGCCATGAAACAGCATGTGATGGAACAAGTGCGGGCCGACGGTCACAGCGTGCTGGAATGCGGCGCACTTAACTTGGTGCCGGACGACGATTATCCCGATTACGCCCTGGCCGTGGCCGAATCCGTTCGCAGTGGCCGCACTCAACGCGGCATTGTCGTCTGCGGCAGCGGCGTGGGTGTCAGCGTGGCGGCGTGCAAAGTTCCCGGCATTCGCGCCGCCATGTGCCACGACACCTTCTCCGCCCGACAAGGCGTCGAAGATGATTCGATGAACGTGCTTTGCCTGGGCGCCCGCGTCATCGGTCCCGAATTGGCCAGCGAAGTCATCCGGGCATTTTTGGCGGCGGAGTTCTCCGGCGCGGCCCGGCATCAGCGACGCTTGGACAAAGTCAAAAAAATCGAAGCCGACGCCATTGCGGGAAAACTATGA